In a genomic window of Rhinolophus ferrumequinum isolate MPI-CBG mRhiFer1 chromosome 2, mRhiFer1_v1.p, whole genome shotgun sequence:
- the STRIT1 gene encoding sarcoplasmic/endoplasmic reticulum calcium ATPase regulator DWORF, protein MAEKESTSSQLLVPILLLVGWIVGCVIMVYVVFF, encoded by the exons ATGGCTGAAAAAG aGTCCACATCCTCACAACTTCTAGTTCCCATTCTTCTCTTGGTCGGCTGGATTGTGGGCTGTGTCATCATggtttatgttgttttcttttaa